The Microbulbifer hydrolyticus genome has a segment encoding these proteins:
- the map gene encoding type I methionyl aminopeptidase produces MTNAVKTPEQIAKMRTAGRLAAEVLEMIGEYVVPGVTTEELDRRCHDHIVNVQKAIPACLGYRGFPKSICTSVNEVICHGIPSESKVLKKGDIINIDVTVIKDGWYGDTSKMYFVGKPVPHAERLVKVTQECLYKAIEIVRPGTTLGDIGHVIQQHAEKNYYSVVKDFCGHGIGDVFHEDPQVLHYGKPGTGQALEEGMTFTIEPMINAGKPGSRVLRDGWTAVTVDRRLSAQWEHTMAVTADGVEILTARKEESF; encoded by the coding sequence ATGACCAACGCCGTAAAGACCCCAGAACAGATCGCCAAAATGCGCACCGCTGGCCGACTGGCCGCCGAAGTGCTGGAAATGATTGGCGAGTATGTCGTTCCCGGTGTCACCACGGAAGAGCTGGATCGCCGCTGCCACGACCATATCGTCAATGTGCAGAAAGCGATCCCCGCCTGTCTCGGTTACCGCGGCTTTCCCAAGTCCATCTGCACCTCCGTGAACGAGGTAATCTGTCACGGCATCCCATCGGAGTCGAAGGTGCTGAAAAAAGGCGACATCATCAATATCGACGTCACCGTGATCAAAGACGGTTGGTACGGCGACACCTCGAAGATGTACTTCGTCGGCAAACCCGTCCCCCATGCCGAGCGCCTGGTCAAAGTGACCCAGGAGTGCCTGTACAAGGCCATCGAGATCGTGCGTCCCGGAACCACACTTGGCGACATCGGTCACGTTATTCAGCAGCATGCGGAAAAGAACTACTACTCCGTGGTCAAGGACTTCTGTGGCCACGGTATCGGCGACGTATTCCACGAAGACCCGCAAGTACTGCACTACGGCAAACCCGGTACCGGACAGGCACTGGAAGAAGGCATGACGTTTACCATCGAGCCCATGATCAACGCCGGCAAGCCCGGCAGCCGGGTGCTGCGTGACGGCTGGACCGCTGTTACCGTGGACCGTCGCCTCTCCGCCCAGTGGGAGCACACCATGGCGGTAACCGCCGATGGCGTAGAGATCCTGACCGCGCGCAAGGAAGAATCGTTTTAA
- the rpsB gene encoding 30S ribosomal protein S2 — MPQVSMRDMLQAGVHFGHQTRYWNPKMGEFIFGARNKIHIINLEHTVPAFNEALQVIKGMAAQKKKILFVGTKRAAQKSIKEQAERSGQPYVSNRWLGGMLTNYKTIRASIKRFRDLEAQSQDGTFEKLTKKEALMRTRTMEKLERSIGGIKDMGGLPDALFVIDVEHERIAIQEANKLGIPVIGIVDTNSSPEGVDYVIPGNDDAIRAIKLYTTAVADAVVAGISEAGGAAAQSEYVEANDDQAAADS; from the coding sequence ATGCCGCAAGTCAGCATGCGCGATATGCTGCAGGCTGGTGTCCACTTTGGCCACCAGACCCGCTACTGGAACCCTAAGATGGGTGAATTCATCTTTGGTGCCCGTAACAAGATCCATATTATCAACCTGGAGCACACTGTTCCGGCCTTCAACGAAGCCCTGCAAGTCATCAAAGGCATGGCAGCGCAGAAGAAGAAGATTCTGTTTGTTGGTACCAAGCGCGCTGCGCAGAAGTCCATCAAGGAACAGGCCGAGCGTTCAGGTCAGCCCTACGTCAGCAACCGCTGGCTGGGTGGTATGCTCACCAACTACAAAACCATCCGCGCTTCCATCAAGCGTTTCCGCGATCTCGAAGCTCAGTCTCAGGACGGTACTTTCGAGAAGCTGACCAAGAAAGAAGCCCTGATGCGCACCCGCACCATGGAGAAGCTTGAGCGCTCCATCGGTGGTATCAAAGACATGGGCGGCCTGCCTGACGCACTGTTCGTGATTGACGTTGAGCACGAGCGCATCGCTATTCAGGAAGCCAACAAGCTGGGTATCCCGGTAATCGGCATTGTTGATACCAACAGCAGCCCTGAAGGCGTTGACTACGTAATCCCTGGCAACGATGACGCCATCCGCGCTATCAAGCTGTACACCACTGCGGTGGCCGACGCGGTTGTCGCCGGTATCTCCGAAGCTGGCGGTGCTGCTGCGCAGAGCGAATACGTAGAAGCAAACGACGATCAGGCTGCTGCTGACTCCTAA
- the tsf gene encoding translation elongation factor Ts yields MAITASMVKELRERTGLPMMECKKALTEADGDIEKAIEDLRKASGLKAAKKAGRTAADGVVAAKVAEDGSYGVLVEVNSETDFVARDDNFQAFVGKVVDKAFAERQEDVAALMQGELEEAREALVQKIGENIGVRRIQLVEAAKVGAYVHSNNRIAAIVALSGADVETARDVAMHVTAVNPQVVKPEDMPAEVLEKEKEIIKAQPDMEGKPAEIVEKMMGGRIKKFLKENSLVEQPFVKNPDVSIAKLVKDAGGDVISFVRFEVGEGIEKEEVDFAAEVAAQVKSSS; encoded by the coding sequence ATGGCGATTACCGCGTCAATGGTAAAAGAACTGCGTGAGCGCACCGGCCTGCCGATGATGGAGTGCAAAAAAGCACTGACCGAGGCCGATGGCGATATCGAAAAAGCGATCGAAGATCTGCGCAAGGCCTCTGGCCTGAAAGCGGCCAAAAAGGCCGGCCGTACCGCGGCAGACGGCGTTGTTGCTGCCAAGGTTGCCGAAGATGGCAGCTACGGCGTTCTGGTAGAAGTGAACTCCGAGACTGACTTCGTTGCCCGCGATGACAACTTCCAGGCGTTTGTTGGCAAGGTTGTCGACAAGGCATTTGCCGAGCGTCAGGAAGACGTTGCAGCCCTGATGCAGGGTGAGCTGGAAGAAGCGCGCGAAGCGCTGGTTCAGAAGATCGGTGAGAACATCGGCGTGCGTCGTATTCAGCTGGTTGAAGCGGCCAAAGTTGGTGCGTACGTACACTCCAACAACCGTATCGCGGCAATCGTTGCCCTGAGCGGTGCGGACGTTGAGACTGCGCGCGACGTAGCCATGCACGTAACCGCGGTTAACCCGCAGGTTGTGAAGCCGGAAGATATGCCGGCGGAAGTGCTGGAAAAAGAAAAGGAAATCATCAAGGCGCAGCCGGATATGGAAGGCAAGCCTGCCGAAATCGTCGAGAAGATGATGGGTGGCCGAATCAAGAAGTTCCTCAAGGAAAACAGCCTGGTGGAACAGCCTTTCGTCAAGAACCCGGATGTTTCCATCGCCAAACTGGTGAAGGACGCAGGTGGCGACGTGATCAGCTTCGTGCGTTTTGAAGTGGGCGAAGGTATTGAGAAGGAAGAAGTGGACTTCGCAGCAGAAGTGGCTGCGCAGGTGAAATCCTCCTCTTGA